A region of Maridesulfovibrio sp. DNA encodes the following proteins:
- a CDS encoding farnesyl diphosphate synthase, which yields MTVKEKLAVHAAEVEKYLGECLKDMEIPENLLESMEYSLLAGGKRLRPVLVLVWAKMLGASTEAVMPFAASLEMIHTYSLIHDDLPAMDDDDLRRGKPSNHKQFDEATAILAGDGLLTEAFGFMTKADAPAQHVVEAIALMAKSAGSAGMVGGQVVDMGYTGREGVTLDELKVMHSMKTGALILSACKSGAILAKGAEASEDDVRRAEEYGRLIGVAFQIVDDVLDVVGDEATLGKPVGSDIEQGKSTYPSLIGLEESKELARKYVDEAVELLSPYSGEEAEFLAELACYIVDRVY from the coding sequence ATGACAGTTAAAGAAAAACTCGCAGTACATGCTGCGGAAGTAGAAAAATATCTTGGTGAATGTCTTAAGGATATGGAAATTCCTGAAAATCTTCTGGAATCAATGGAATACAGCCTTCTGGCCGGTGGCAAAAGACTGCGCCCTGTTCTGGTGCTGGTCTGGGCTAAAATGCTCGGCGCCAGTACAGAAGCGGTTATGCCGTTCGCTGCCAGTCTTGAGATGATCCATACCTATTCACTGATTCACGATGACCTCCCGGCTATGGATGATGATGACCTGCGTCGCGGCAAGCCCTCAAACCATAAGCAGTTTGATGAAGCCACAGCCATTCTCGCCGGGGACGGGCTGCTCACAGAGGCCTTCGGATTCATGACCAAAGCTGATGCTCCTGCACAGCATGTTGTCGAAGCCATTGCACTTATGGCTAAATCAGCTGGCAGCGCGGGCATGGTCGGCGGTCAGGTTGTGGACATGGGCTACACCGGACGGGAAGGAGTGACTCTTGACGAGCTTAAGGTTATGCACTCCATGAAAACCGGGGCGCTTATTCTTTCAGCTTGTAAATCAGGCGCAATTCTGGCTAAAGGAGCAGAGGCGTCCGAAGATGATGTCAGAAGGGCGGAAGAGTACGGAAGACTCATCGGCGTAGCATTTCAGATTGTGGATGATGTTCTGGATGTTGTCGGTGATGAAGCTACTCTCGGTAAGCCTGTGGGCAGCGATATAGAGCAGGGTAAATCAACTTACCCCAGCCTGATCGGACTGGAAGAGAGTAAGGAACTGGCCCGTAAATATGTTGACGAGGCTGTGGAACTGCTTTCTCCTTACTCTGGAGAAGAGGCCGAGTTTCTCGCAGAACTGGCCTGTTATATTGTAGACCGGGTTTATTAA
- a CDS encoding M23 family metallopeptidase: MNGYKHFRIAFLSLFLLLLCASTSLASVFLAYPKKVGLGEPFMVRVTSDKPLESVSIKWKGKSVEPEIRSWDGRSVALAMFGTDVLFDKPGRDKIVIKTVSEGKERTFGRTVKVKKKKYKVQRLTLPEKMVTPPHEVYDKIAQDRKEVKAAKEVMSAERKWFVPFARPTKGSQSSPYGAQRILNGKPKNPHRGLDFRGAKGTAVKAMADGRVVLVGNHYYAGNSVYIDHGNGVVTMYFHLSRIDVKEGELVERGQLIGGIGSTGRVTGPHLHMSVSVQGKLVDPNYILQKSTDQLLGIK; the protein is encoded by the coding sequence ATGAACGGATATAAACATTTTCGCATAGCATTTCTGTCTCTGTTTCTGCTTTTGCTGTGCGCGTCTACCTCGCTGGCTTCGGTTTTTCTGGCTTACCCGAAAAAAGTAGGTCTTGGTGAACCGTTTATGGTCCGGGTGACTTCCGACAAACCGCTGGAATCTGTTTCCATAAAGTGGAAAGGTAAAAGCGTGGAGCCTGAAATCCGCAGTTGGGATGGGCGTTCTGTCGCGCTGGCAATGTTCGGAACCGACGTGCTTTTTGATAAGCCCGGTCGGGATAAAATTGTGATTAAAACAGTATCGGAAGGGAAGGAGCGTACCTTCGGGCGTACTGTGAAAGTTAAAAAGAAGAAGTACAAAGTCCAGCGCTTGACCCTGCCTGAGAAAATGGTCACCCCGCCGCATGAAGTCTATGACAAGATCGCGCAGGACCGTAAGGAAGTAAAGGCTGCCAAAGAAGTGATGAGTGCTGAACGTAAGTGGTTTGTTCCCTTTGCCCGTCCGACAAAAGGATCTCAATCAAGTCCATACGGTGCGCAGCGCATTCTGAACGGCAAGCCCAAGAATCCTCATCGCGGACTTGATTTCCGGGGAGCCAAGGGCACAGCCGTCAAAGCCATGGCCGACGGCAGGGTGGTTTTGGTAGGCAATCATTACTACGCCGGAAATTCCGTCTACATTGATCATGGTAACGGGGTGGTTACGATGTATTTCCATCTTTCGCGAATCGATGTTAAGGAAGGCGAGTTAGTGGAACGCGGGCAGCTTATCGGCGGCATCGGTTCCACCGGAAGGGTCACCGGACCGCACCTGCACATGAGCGTATCTGTACAGGGAAAGTTGGTGGACCCCAATTACATATTGCAAAAATCAACCGATCAATTGCTCGGAATTAAATAA
- the dxs gene encoding 1-deoxy-D-xylulose-5-phosphate synthase, giving the protein MSENETSCGCGKYALLQTINNPAQVRELSDEQLSQLAGELRQCIINTVSVGGGHLAPSLGVIELTLALFKCFDLDRDRLVWDVGHQAYAHKILTGRYKSFHTLRQKDGISGFPRMAENPYDHFGVGHSSTSISAALGMAVASDLEGVSRNCVAVIGDGSMTAGQAFEGLNQAGGMKRNMVVILNDNEMSISTNVGALSAFLSRKLSHPVMNRFKKDFESILKQIPKIGDDLAMYAKRGEDSFKSFFTPGMLFEALDFTYLGPIDGHNLEELVDVLEQVKKMDGPVLVHVLTKKGKGYAPAEDNPTYFHGVGSFEPETGRAKKFKGGLPSYTEVFGNTLCKMAEKDDKIVAITAAMPEGTGTNKFREQFPDRFVDVGICEQHAVTFAAGLATLGYKPAVAIYSTFLQRSYDQVVHDVCLQNLNVNFFLDRGGLVGADGATHHGVFDMSFMRHIPNLIFMAPKDEAELSRMVRTAIDFDGPAAVRYPRGVGIGAILEETPSVLEIGEGELLRDGFDGVVITIGSRVWPAVEAVEEIDEKYGKAVAVFNARFIKPLPEKQILELASRFKKILIVEENAKAGGFSSAVIELLVDNNAIDGHEIKRLGVPDEFIEHGTQLELRNDLGIDTEGMKKTMVEMLGLK; this is encoded by the coding sequence ATGAGTGAAAATGAAACTTCCTGTGGATGCGGAAAATACGCACTTCTACAGACAATAAATAATCCTGCGCAGGTTCGCGAGCTGAGTGATGAGCAACTCTCGCAGCTGGCCGGGGAATTGCGGCAGTGTATAATAAATACCGTTTCCGTGGGGGGCGGGCATCTCGCACCTTCCCTTGGTGTTATTGAGCTGACTCTGGCCCTGTTTAAATGTTTTGATCTTGACCGGGATCGTCTGGTCTGGGACGTAGGTCATCAGGCATATGCCCATAAGATCCTTACCGGGCGTTACAAGTCTTTTCATACTCTGCGCCAGAAAGACGGCATCAGCGGTTTTCCGCGTATGGCCGAGAATCCTTATGACCATTTCGGTGTAGGGCATTCCAGCACTTCCATTTCTGCTGCTCTTGGTATGGCCGTAGCCAGCGACCTTGAAGGTGTGAGCCGTAATTGTGTGGCTGTTATAGGTGACGGTTCCATGACCGCCGGACAGGCCTTTGAAGGGCTTAATCAGGCCGGAGGCATGAAGCGCAACATGGTGGTGATCCTTAATGACAATGAAATGTCCATTTCCACCAACGTGGGAGCTCTTTCCGCTTTCCTGAGCCGTAAACTTTCCCACCCGGTCATGAACCGTTTCAAGAAAGATTTCGAGTCCATCCTCAAACAGATTCCCAAGATCGGTGATGATCTGGCCATGTATGCCAAACGGGGTGAAGATTCATTCAAAAGTTTTTTTACTCCGGGTATGCTTTTTGAGGCCCTTGATTTTACTTATCTCGGTCCTATTGACGGACATAATCTGGAAGAGTTGGTTGATGTTCTTGAGCAGGTCAAGAAGATGGACGGGCCGGTACTGGTTCATGTCTTGACCAAGAAGGGCAAAGGGTATGCCCCGGCAGAAGACAACCCCACATATTTTCATGGCGTAGGCAGTTTCGAGCCTGAGACAGGCCGGGCCAAGAAATTCAAGGGCGGCCTTCCTTCCTACACTGAAGTTTTCGGTAACACACTTTGTAAGATGGCGGAGAAAGATGACAAGATTGTCGCCATTACCGCCGCAATGCCTGAAGGAACCGGGACCAATAAATTCCGTGAACAGTTTCCGGACCGCTTTGTGGATGTGGGAATCTGTGAGCAGCATGCGGTGACCTTTGCCGCAGGGCTGGCAACTTTGGGTTATAAACCCGCAGTGGCTATTTATTCCACCTTCCTGCAGAGGTCATACGATCAGGTGGTGCATGATGTCTGCCTGCAGAACCTTAATGTGAACTTTTTCCTTGATCGCGGAGGATTGGTCGGTGCTGATGGCGCTACCCATCATGGCGTGTTTGACATGTCCTTCATGCGCCATATCCCCAACCTGATTTTCATGGCACCCAAGGATGAAGCCGAGCTTTCCCGCATGGTCAGGACTGCAATTGATTTTGATGGCCCTGCTGCGGTGCGCTATCCACGGGGCGTTGGTATCGGGGCTATTCTTGAAGAAACCCCCAGTGTCCTTGAAATAGGTGAAGGTGAGCTGCTGCGTGACGGTTTTGACGGAGTGGTTATCACTATCGGTTCAAGAGTTTGGCCCGCAGTGGAAGCAGTTGAAGAAATTGACGAAAAATACGGTAAAGCTGTTGCAGTCTTTAATGCCCGTTTTATAAAGCCGCTGCCCGAAAAACAGATTCTGGAACTGGCTTCCCGGTTCAAGAAAATTCTCATTGTTGAAGAAAACGCCAAGGCCGGCGGGTTCAGCTCGGCAGTGATTGAGCTGTTGGTGGACAATAATGCCATCGACGGGCACGAGATAAAGCGTCTCGGCGTCCCTGACGAGTTCATTGAACACGGAACTCAGCTTGAGCTGCGCAATGATCTGGGTATCGATACCGAAGGTATGAAGAAAACTATGGTAGAGATGCTGGGGTTGAAGTAA
- a CDS encoding proline--tRNA ligase yields MRLSRYYIPTLKEDPSEAEVVSHKLLMRAGMIRKLTSGIYNYLPLGLKSVNKVAAIVREEMNRAGALEVLMPMVQPGDLWKETGRWDYYGKELLRVKDRHGRDYCLGPTHEEVVTDLVRGEVKSYKQLPLNLYQIQTKFRDEIRPRFGLMRGREFIMKDGYSFDKDEAGAEESYRGMFEAYKKAFTRIGLNFRPVQADSGAIGGDFSHEFHVLAETGEDTIAVCKDEKCGYAANLEKAKVAAPAGESMLNAECPAIEEISTPGKHTVEEVCEFLGVSEDKLVKTLLFTVDGEPVAALVRGDREINDVKLRNLVGGNEIEMANEEQVKEWTGAPVGFAGPVGLKIERIFADHELLAATDWIAGANKGDTHIKHLSLGRDCKIEQFADLRVITEAEPCPECGAAIEFTKGIEVGHVFKLGSKYSKSMEATFLDENGKTQPMVMGCYGIGVSRIVASAIEQNNDENGAIFPPAIAPFELCVISLGGKDAAVNEKAEELYNELMEMGIDAAYDDRKERPGVKFADADLIGYPMQLVIGGKGLKNGIVEAKNRKTGEKIELPLEGFTEAFKAWRAEIWQSWGLEAK; encoded by the coding sequence CTTCCGAAGCGGAAGTGGTTTCCCACAAACTGCTCATGCGTGCGGGCATGATCCGCAAGCTGACCAGCGGTATCTATAATTACCTGCCTCTGGGACTCAAATCCGTAAACAAAGTCGCTGCCATCGTGCGCGAGGAAATGAACCGCGCGGGTGCTCTGGAAGTGCTCATGCCCATGGTTCAGCCCGGTGACCTCTGGAAGGAAACCGGACGCTGGGATTACTACGGCAAGGAACTGCTGCGGGTGAAGGACCGCCATGGCCGCGACTATTGCCTCGGCCCAACCCATGAGGAAGTTGTTACCGACCTCGTGCGCGGTGAAGTAAAATCCTACAAGCAGTTGCCGCTGAATCTCTACCAGATCCAGACCAAATTCCGTGATGAAATTCGCCCACGCTTCGGCCTGATGCGCGGTCGTGAGTTTATCATGAAGGACGGCTACTCCTTTGACAAAGATGAAGCCGGTGCCGAGGAATCCTATCGCGGTATGTTTGAAGCCTATAAAAAAGCTTTTACCCGTATCGGGTTGAACTTTCGCCCCGTGCAGGCTGATTCCGGTGCAATCGGTGGTGACTTTTCGCATGAGTTTCATGTGCTGGCCGAGACTGGTGAAGATACCATAGCAGTATGCAAGGATGAAAAATGCGGCTATGCTGCCAACCTTGAAAAGGCAAAGGTTGCAGCTCCAGCAGGGGAAAGCATGCTCAATGCTGAATGCCCGGCAATCGAAGAAATTTCCACTCCCGGCAAACACACCGTGGAAGAAGTCTGCGAGTTTCTCGGCGTAAGTGAAGACAAGCTGGTCAAGACCCTGCTTTTCACTGTGGATGGTGAGCCTGTTGCTGCGCTTGTTCGCGGCGACCGGGAAATTAACGACGTCAAACTGCGCAACCTCGTAGGCGGAAATGAAATTGAAATGGCAAACGAGGAGCAGGTCAAGGAATGGACCGGCGCACCTGTCGGTTTTGCCGGACCTGTAGGCCTCAAGATAGAGCGTATTTTTGCCGACCATGAACTGCTGGCCGCTACCGATTGGATTGCCGGAGCTAACAAGGGCGATACCCACATCAAGCACCTATCCCTTGGCCGTGATTGCAAGATTGAGCAGTTTGCGGACCTTAGGGTGATAACCGAAGCCGAGCCCTGCCCTGAGTGCGGTGCGGCTATCGAGTTTACCAAGGGTATTGAAGTCGGACACGTTTTCAAATTAGGTTCCAAGTATTCCAAATCCATGGAAGCCACCTTCCTTGATGAAAACGGCAAGACCCAGCCTATGGTTATGGGGTGTTACGGCATCGGTGTTTCACGTATTGTTGCTTCCGCAATTGAGCAGAACAACGATGAGAACGGTGCCATCTTCCCTCCGGCAATCGCTCCTTTCGAGCTATGTGTGATTTCTCTCGGCGGTAAAGACGCTGCTGTAAATGAAAAAGCCGAAGAGCTTTACAATGAACTCATGGAAATGGGCATTGACGCTGCTTACGATGACCGTAAGGAACGTCCGGGTGTTAAGTTTGCTGATGCTGACCTGATCGGATATCCCATGCAGCTGGTTATCGGCGGCAAGGGTCTCAAGAACGGTATCGTTGAAGCCAAAAACCGCAAGACCGGTGAAAAAATAGAACTGCCCCTTGAAGGTTTCACCGAAGCCTTCAAAGCATGGCGTGCCGAAATCTGGCAGTCATGGGGACTTGAAGCTAAATAA
- the xseA gene encoding exodeoxyribonuclease VII large subunit gives MKIFSVTDITRAVKDVLETEFPFIWVRGQVTNLARPASGHIYFTLTDGDAGLSVVWFKGNQRTGGSDGGESINPLTGEIESGGPLELEDGMEILCAGHMNVYPPRGVYQLVAELVQEQGVGDLKLAFEAMKRKLEEKGYFAEDRKMEIPRSPKRVAVVTAPTGAAVRDFLKIAETRGTGAEIRIYPTLVQGDLAPGRIAAALDLVGDDGWAEVVVLIRGGGSLEDLWAFNTEQVADALFRSTIPVVCGVGHEVDVSIADYVADKRVATPSHAAQELWPRREILVQTVDELESSLVRGFENYLNVRESRLETLHKGLSWLSPAQRIERLLTAFAEEGERLNRTALNFVNSKFDTVDALAHRLAFAFGGDRIERMQQDLVGLDLRLSRAVDIFLKARQAEYENSATSLRMLDPESPLERGYSLVTVEKNGTFLRSPDEVAEGDAIRVRVKSGEVRARVTSE, from the coding sequence ATGAAAATATTTTCAGTAACTGACATAACCCGTGCCGTGAAGGACGTTCTGGAGACGGAATTCCCGTTTATCTGGGTGCGGGGGCAGGTTACGAACTTGGCCCGGCCCGCGTCCGGGCATATTTATTTTACGCTCACTGACGGTGATGCGGGCTTGTCTGTTGTCTGGTTCAAAGGAAATCAGCGCACAGGCGGCAGTGACGGCGGAGAGTCAATTAACCCGTTAACCGGGGAGATTGAATCGGGGGGGCCGTTAGAGCTTGAAGACGGCATGGAAATCCTATGTGCCGGACATATGAATGTTTATCCTCCGCGTGGAGTGTATCAGCTTGTGGCTGAACTTGTTCAGGAGCAGGGCGTTGGCGACCTGAAGCTTGCCTTCGAGGCCATGAAACGCAAGCTGGAAGAGAAAGGTTATTTTGCCGAAGATCGCAAAATGGAAATACCCCGTTCTCCGAAGCGGGTGGCAGTCGTTACCGCTCCCACTGGTGCAGCTGTCCGGGATTTTCTGAAGATCGCTGAAACGCGCGGCACCGGGGCCGAAATACGGATTTACCCCACACTGGTGCAGGGAGACCTTGCTCCGGGCCGGATTGCTGCTGCGTTGGATCTGGTCGGTGATGACGGCTGGGCTGAAGTTGTGGTGCTCATCCGTGGTGGAGGATCACTTGAGGATCTTTGGGCCTTTAACACAGAGCAGGTGGCGGACGCTCTTTTTCGTTCCACAATTCCGGTTGTCTGCGGTGTGGGGCATGAAGTGGATGTTTCCATTGCAGACTATGTGGCCGACAAGAGGGTGGCGACCCCCAGCCATGCAGCGCAGGAGCTCTGGCCCCGCCGTGAGATTTTGGTGCAGACTGTGGATGAGCTGGAAAGTTCACTCGTGCGCGGATTTGAGAATTATCTGAATGTGCGTGAATCCCGGCTGGAAACCCTGCACAAAGGTCTGAGTTGGCTCTCCCCGGCGCAACGTATTGAACGGCTGCTGACTGCTTTCGCAGAGGAAGGGGAAAGGTTGAACCGTACTGCTCTGAACTTTGTGAATTCAAAATTTGATACGGTTGATGCCCTTGCACACAGATTGGCTTTTGCGTTTGGCGGGGACAGGATTGAGCGCATGCAACAGGATCTTGTCGGGTTGGATCTCAGGTTGTCCCGCGCTGTCGATATTTTTTTGAAAGCGAGGCAGGCTGAATATGAAAATTCGGCTACCTCGTTACGCATGTTGGACCCGGAAAGTCCGCTTGAGCGGGGATATTCCCTCGTGACAGTGGAAAAGAACGGAACTTTTTTACGCAGCCCGGATGAAGTTGCCGAAGGTGATGCTATCCGGGTCCGGGTGAAGTCCGGTGAGGTCCGGGCAAGGGTTACCTCTGAATAA
- a CDS encoding exodeoxyribonuclease VII small subunit: MTKDNKTFEVRLDRLKAIVSALEKGDLPLEEGVALFKEGQTLSRECASQLEKARNEVKIVNDGKVEDFDVDTEEDTADDS; this comes from the coding sequence TTGACAAAAGACAATAAAACATTTGAAGTCCGTCTGGACCGCTTGAAGGCAATAGTCTCCGCCCTGGAAAAGGGCGATCTTCCCCTTGAGGAAGGTGTTGCTCTTTTTAAAGAGGGACAGACCCTTTCAAGGGAATGCGCCTCGCAGCTGGAAAAGGCCCGTAACGAAGTGAAAATTGTGAATGATGGCAAAGTAGAAGACTTTGACGTTGATACAGAAGAGGATACAGCGGATGACAGTTAA